In the genome of Armatimonadota bacterium, one region contains:
- the uvrC gene encoding excinuclease ABC subunit UvrC, whose protein sequence is MRRRAFPDHVVEKLKTLPKRPGCYIYRDKDADVLYVGKAIDLRNRVRSYFQPSTKHSGKNERLVSKICDLEWIVVDSELEALVLECNLIKEHRPPYNVVMRDDKSYPYIVVTKEPFPRVLFTRNPRRGQGKTYGPYTSAYAVRDTLALLHKVFPLIPCGKSWSGQPEQKPCLYHHIGQCMAPCAGLSVPAEYAKVVDQVRRFLEGKETKLLDDLRKQMQQAAEETEFERAASLRDRIHAIEGVLEKQKVLSEEVTDKDVIAVVKDERGAAIQMMYIRGGRLIGQRHFVLDGSKEASPSEAVQEFVKQYYTDVPEVPREVLLPVEILERQIVERWLRQRRGSAVSVDVPQGGEGLRLVDLAAQNAEMALKTMSLELEQKEAYAQNAMEELAEALQLPTPPARIECYDISNVQGTAPVGSMVVCENAEPSKGEYRRFKVKWHPESPDDFAMMNEVLTRRLRAYLDGDPKFAKLPDLIVIDGGKGQLGAALKARDTLGMTVPMVGLAKKHEVIYVQNGHAGGIGSIPSLPSEATAADARPDTLDETPQHEDPPGLLPPEVALRGQKSDRFREVVLPLNSPGLTMLRRLRDEAHRFAVTYHRKVRDKRTHGSVLDEVPGIGPKRRRLLLRTFGSIEAIRRATLEEIAAVPTLTLRQAETVKEFLRRD, encoded by the coding sequence ATGCGCAGGCGCGCCTTTCCGGACCACGTCGTCGAAAAGCTCAAGACCCTCCCAAAGAGGCCCGGGTGCTACATTTATCGCGACAAAGACGCGGACGTGCTTTACGTCGGCAAAGCGATCGACCTGCGGAACCGGGTGCGGTCGTACTTCCAACCCAGCACCAAACACAGCGGAAAGAACGAACGGCTGGTCTCCAAGATCTGCGACCTCGAGTGGATCGTCGTCGACAGCGAACTCGAAGCGCTCGTCCTCGAGTGCAACCTGATCAAGGAACACCGCCCGCCGTACAACGTCGTGATGCGGGACGACAAGAGCTACCCGTACATCGTCGTCACGAAGGAACCGTTCCCGAGGGTGCTCTTCACCCGCAACCCCCGCCGGGGACAAGGCAAAACCTACGGGCCTTACACTTCGGCGTACGCCGTCCGCGACACGCTCGCCCTGCTCCACAAGGTCTTCCCCTTGATCCCTTGCGGCAAGAGCTGGAGCGGCCAACCGGAACAGAAGCCGTGCCTCTACCACCATATCGGACAGTGCATGGCCCCGTGTGCGGGGCTGTCCGTCCCGGCCGAGTATGCGAAAGTCGTCGACCAGGTCAGGCGGTTCCTCGAAGGTAAGGAGACGAAACTCCTGGACGACCTCCGCAAGCAAATGCAGCAGGCGGCCGAGGAGACGGAGTTCGAACGGGCGGCATCGTTGCGCGACCGGATCCATGCGATCGAAGGCGTGCTCGAAAAGCAGAAGGTCTTGAGCGAGGAGGTGACGGACAAGGACGTCATCGCGGTCGTCAAGGACGAGCGCGGAGCGGCGATCCAGATGATGTACATCCGTGGCGGGCGCCTGATCGGCCAACGCCACTTCGTCCTCGACGGTTCGAAAGAAGCGTCGCCCAGCGAAGCCGTACAAGAGTTCGTCAAGCAGTACTACACGGACGTCCCCGAGGTGCCCCGGGAGGTGCTGCTTCCTGTCGAGATCTTAGAGCGGCAGATCGTGGAACGGTGGTTGCGGCAACGACGCGGCTCGGCGGTCTCGGTCGACGTGCCTCAAGGCGGCGAGGGCCTGCGGCTCGTCGACCTCGCCGCCCAGAACGCCGAGATGGCCCTCAAAACGATGTCGTTGGAGCTCGAACAAAAGGAAGCCTACGCGCAGAACGCTATGGAAGAGCTCGCCGAAGCGCTCCAACTGCCGACACCGCCCGCAAGGATCGAGTGCTACGACATCTCGAACGTCCAAGGGACGGCGCCGGTCGGATCGATGGTCGTCTGCGAGAACGCGGAGCCGTCCAAAGGCGAGTACAGACGCTTTAAGGTCAAGTGGCACCCGGAATCGCCGGACGACTTCGCCATGATGAACGAAGTGCTGACACGGCGCCTTCGCGCCTACCTGGACGGCGATCCGAAGTTCGCCAAACTGCCGGACCTCATCGTCATCGACGGCGGAAAAGGTCAACTCGGGGCAGCCCTGAAGGCGCGCGACACGCTCGGCATGACCGTTCCGATGGTCGGACTCGCCAAAAAGCACGAAGTGATCTACGTCCAGAACGGACATGCCGGAGGGATCGGCTCCATTCCCTCCCTGCCCTCAGAGGCGACGGCGGCCGACGCGAGACCGGACACGCTGGACGAGACGCCGCAGCATGAAGACCCGCCAGGGCTCCTTCCGCCGGAGGTCGCCCTCAGAGGTCAAAAATCCGACCGCTTCCGCGAAGTCGTCCTTCCCCTGAACTCGCCCGGACTGACCATGCTCCGCCGCTTACGGGACGAAGCCCACCGCTTCGCCGTCACCTACCATCGCAAGGTCCGGGACAAACGCACACACGGGAGCGTCCTCGACGAAGTCCCCGGTATCGGGCCGAAACGGCGACGGTTGCTCCTCCGCACGTTCGGATCGATCGAAGCCATCCGCCGGGCCACGCTCGAGGAGATCGCGGCCGTCCCGACCTTGACGCTCCGTCAAGCGGAGACCGTGAAAGAGTTCCTTCGGCGCGACTGA
- a CDS encoding redoxin domain-containing protein, which yields MNRQWRFGPAARSGLLLAVSVAVTACRDVPEATVSAGDQGLNGLKTASGWQDSAGKPSDKAAADFSAGGSDGKTYTLASFDATKPLVLVFIKDGCGAVPTSFPFFNAIAEAFQGDKAVQYVGVIDDDAEAFAKWSSEHKPRFTFLLDPDKKIIGAYGVEASNEVKIVVGGKLTKHYKGFSKKSFTEIGKTLASVSTGGKGKDLDFSRAPERERFG from the coding sequence ATGAACCGACAATGGCGTTTCGGACCGGCCGCGCGGAGCGGCCTTCTTCTGGCGGTCTCGGTCGCGGTGACCGCGTGCCGGGATGTGCCTGAGGCGACGGTCTCAGCCGGTGACCAAGGCCTGAACGGCCTGAAAACCGCATCGGGTTGGCAGGACTCGGCCGGGAAACCCTCGGACAAGGCCGCCGCCGATTTCTCTGCCGGTGGAAGCGACGGCAAGACCTATACCCTGGCCTCTTTCGACGCGACGAAGCCGCTCGTCCTTGTCTTCATCAAAGACGGGTGCGGAGCCGTACCGACGTCCTTCCCGTTCTTCAACGCGATCGCGGAAGCGTTCCAAGGCGATAAGGCCGTACAATACGTGGGGGTCATCGATGACGACGCAGAAGCGTTCGCAAAATGGAGCAGCGAGCACAAACCCAGGTTCACGTTCCTGCTCGATCCTGACAAGAAGATCATCGGTGCCTACGGCGTCGAAGCGTCGAACGAAGTCAAGATCGTCGTCGGCGGAAAATTGACCAAACACTACAAAGGATTCTCGAAGAAGAGTTTTACGGAAATCGGGAAGACGTTGGCCTCCGTTTCGACAGGTGGCAAGGGTAAAGACCTCGACTTTTCGCGCGCCCCCGAGCGCGAACGCTTTGGTTGA
- a CDS encoding cyclic-di-AMP receptor has translation MKLVVCVVHNRDRNRLGDALVKEGFKFTVIGSTGGFLREGNSTLLIGVEDDLVDPLMVLVQANCCAREQVVNVAPLEAAPGGPFLGSPVKVPVGGAVAFVLEVDRFVRY, from the coding sequence ATGAAGCTCGTGGTGTGCGTCGTCCACAACCGGGATCGCAACCGCCTCGGCGATGCGCTCGTCAAGGAGGGCTTCAAGTTCACGGTCATCGGTTCGACGGGCGGCTTCCTGCGCGAAGGCAACTCGACCCTTCTCATCGGTGTCGAGGACGACCTTGTCGATCCCCTCATGGTCCTCGTCCAAGCCAACTGTTGCGCCAGGGAACAGGTCGTGAACGTCGCTCCGCTCGAAGCCGCTCCAGGCGGACCGTTCCTCGGCAGTCCCGTGAAGGTTCCGGTTGGCGGGGCGGTCGCGTTCGTCTTGGAGGTCGACCGCTTTGTCCGGTATTGA
- a CDS encoding transporter: protein MKERLSFVIAAGLAVAGAHAQDGYPISTDRPSFSDGTGIVPMGRWQIESGFTFTKVDKSEFKTFGEFLLRYPLHERVELRLSNLSYGRANVAGGGGSGWLDPVVGVKYRFQTGVTGKTPDLAVIAQTSLPMGDRDFRTDAHQPTLKFAGYYQADADDGFGWNVVWSRLGSDPSDFDQWAFGGYWSRTVNAKTGAFAEIYHLTPVSNGGADATYADFGVVYLLDKATQVDFRVGSGFDQKRDGWFVGAGIGFRF, encoded by the coding sequence GTGAAAGAACGCCTATCGTTCGTTATCGCGGCAGGGCTCGCGGTCGCGGGCGCCCATGCTCAAGACGGCTATCCGATCAGTACGGACCGGCCGAGCTTTTCCGACGGCACCGGGATCGTTCCGATGGGTCGGTGGCAGATCGAGTCCGGATTCACCTTCACCAAGGTGGACAAGTCCGAGTTCAAGACCTTCGGCGAGTTCCTTCTTCGCTATCCGTTGCACGAAAGGGTCGAACTGCGACTGAGCAACTTGAGCTATGGACGCGCGAACGTCGCCGGAGGCGGCGGCTCGGGATGGCTCGATCCCGTGGTCGGCGTGAAGTACCGCTTCCAGACAGGAGTCACGGGCAAGACGCCGGATTTGGCCGTCATCGCCCAGACGTCGCTCCCCATGGGTGACCGCGACTTCCGGACCGACGCCCACCAGCCCACCTTAAAGTTCGCCGGCTACTACCAAGCCGATGCGGACGACGGGTTCGGCTGGAACGTGGTCTGGTCGAGGCTGGGTTCCGACCCGAGCGACTTCGACCAGTGGGCGTTCGGCGGCTATTGGTCCAGGACGGTCAACGCCAAGACGGGCGCGTTCGCCGAGATCTATCACCTGACGCCTGTCTCGAACGGGGGGGCCGACGCGACGTATGCCGATTTCGGCGTCGTCTACCTGCTCGACAAGGCGACCCAGGTCGACTTTCGGGTCGGATCGGGTTTCGACCAGAAGCGCGACGGTTGGTTCGTCGGTGCGGGGATCGGTTTCCGATTCTAA
- the kdpF gene encoding K(+)-transporting ATPase subunit F, with the protein MSEYVWISLVSLGLLAYLFYALIKPEKF; encoded by the coding sequence ATGAGTGAATACGTTTGGATCTCTCTCGTTTCGCTCGGGCTCTTGGCCTACTTGTTCTACGCCCTGATCAAACCGGAGAAGTTCTGA
- the kdpA gene encoding potassium-transporting ATPase subunit KdpA, whose translation MTMNGFLQIALYFLLILAVAKPMGLFLTKVFNGERTFLSPVLGWFERGVLKLLGVREDDDQPWWKYALSMLAFSLVSLVATYALLRLQGVLPLNPQHFGAKQMPEHLAFNTAVSFTSNTNWQAYSPEVTLSYLSNMVALAMHNWASAAVGIAIAVALVRGFARKSASGIGNFWVDCVRCTVYVLLPISLIGALVFVSQGVPQNFLPYTEVTTLEGAKQTIAMGPVASQEVIKQLGTNGGGFFNANSSHPFENPTAFSDLFTKFLIFLIPAGLTTMFGKMVGNVRAGWAVFAAMSALFLAGAAVSTVAEQSGNPHFTRLGVEAANMEGKEVRFGIPASTLFATVTTGASCGAVNSMHDSYTPLGGLVPLFNMQTGEVVFGGVGAGLYGMLVFAILAVFIGGLMVGRTPEYLGKKIQKFEVQMSMLAILVCAASILCFTSVASVAEFPKDGPQAALNTWPGSAYGGADNAYGPASANINNSGAHGFSEILYGYSSQTANNGSAFAGITWNTPFYNFTGGLAMLFGRFLMILPILAIAGNLARKKAVPVTAGTFPTDGGTFVVLLVGVVLLVGALTYLPALALGPIVEHFQMNGLQTK comes from the coding sequence ATGACGATGAACGGGTTCCTCCAGATCGCGCTGTACTTCCTGCTGATCTTGGCGGTGGCCAAGCCGATGGGCTTGTTCTTGACCAAAGTCTTCAACGGTGAACGGACGTTCCTATCACCCGTCCTCGGTTGGTTCGAGCGCGGGGTCCTGAAGCTACTCGGGGTCCGAGAGGACGACGACCAGCCCTGGTGGAAGTACGCCTTGTCGATGCTGGCCTTCAGCCTCGTTTCGCTCGTGGCGACCTATGCTCTCTTGCGCCTTCAGGGCGTTCTGCCGTTGAACCCGCAGCACTTCGGTGCGAAGCAGATGCCGGAGCACCTCGCGTTCAACACGGCGGTCTCGTTCACCTCGAACACGAACTGGCAGGCGTATTCGCCGGAAGTGACGCTGAGCTACCTGTCGAACATGGTGGCGCTCGCGATGCACAACTGGGCGTCGGCGGCGGTCGGGATCGCGATCGCGGTCGCCTTGGTGCGCGGCTTCGCGCGTAAGAGCGCGTCGGGTATCGGCAATTTTTGGGTGGACTGCGTAAGGTGCACGGTCTACGTGCTCCTGCCGATCTCGCTGATCGGTGCTCTCGTCTTCGTCTCGCAGGGCGTTCCGCAGAACTTCCTGCCGTACACCGAAGTGACGACCTTAGAGGGCGCGAAGCAGACGATCGCTATGGGGCCGGTGGCCTCGCAAGAGGTCATCAAGCAGCTCGGGACGAACGGGGGCGGGTTCTTTAACGCGAACTCTTCGCACCCGTTCGAAAACCCGACCGCGTTCAGCGACCTGTTCACGAAGTTCCTGATCTTCCTGATCCCGGCCGGACTGACCACCATGTTCGGCAAGATGGTCGGGAACGTCCGTGCAGGCTGGGCGGTGTTCGCCGCGATGTCCGCATTGTTCCTCGCCGGGGCGGCCGTCTCGACCGTCGCGGAGCAAAGCGGCAATCCTCATTTCACGCGACTCGGTGTCGAAGCCGCGAACATGGAAGGCAAAGAAGTCCGTTTCGGCATTCCTGCATCGACTTTGTTCGCGACCGTGACGACAGGCGCCAGTTGCGGCGCCGTCAACTCGATGCACGACTCGTACACGCCGCTCGGCGGACTTGTGCCGTTGTTCAACATGCAGACGGGAGAGGTCGTGTTCGGCGGCGTCGGTGCCGGACTCTACGGCATGCTGGTGTTCGCCATCTTGGCCGTCTTCATCGGAGGCCTGATGGTCGGCCGGACGCCCGAGTATCTCGGGAAGAAGATCCAGAAGTTCGAGGTCCAGATGTCGATGCTCGCCATCCTCGTCTGCGCGGCGAGCATCCTATGCTTCACGTCGGTCGCCAGCGTCGCGGAATTCCCGAAGGATGGGCCGCAAGCGGCCCTTAATACCTGGCCAGGCTCGGCGTACGGAGGTGCGGACAACGCCTACGGCCCGGCTTCGGCGAACATCAATAACTCTGGCGCCCACGGTTTCAGCGAGATCCTCTACGGGTACTCCTCGCAGACCGCCAATAACGGTTCGGCCTTCGCAGGCATCACCTGGAACACCCCGTTCTACAACTTCACGGGCGGTCTTGCGATGCTCTTCGGACGCTTCCTGATGATCCTGCCGATCTTGGCGATCGCAGGCAACCTCGCACGGAAGAAAGCGGTGCCAGTGACCGCAGGGACGTTCCCCACCGACGGCGGCACGTTCGTCGTGCTGCTCGTCGGGGTCGTCCTGCTGGTCGGTGCCCTGACCTATCTTCCTGCTCTCGCGCTCGGCCCCATCGTCGAGCACTTTCAAATGAACGGACTCCAAACGAAATGA
- the kdpB gene encoding potassium-transporting ATPase subunit KdpB, whose amino-acid sequence MHTPRHQPPKLFEPDIVKRALVDAFRKLDPRVVAKNPVMFTVLIGSAVTTFFFVRDLTTGGEALFSGQIALWLWFTVLFANFAEAMAEGRGKAQADSLRKARSTMQARRLLGNGSEETVAAPTLKKGDLVVCEVGDMVPADGDVVQGVASVDESAITGESAPVIREAGGDRSAVTGGTRVLSDRIVIKVTQEPGSSFLDRMIALVEGAERQKTPNEIALSILLAGLTIVFLLATFTLVPYAQYAVTAQGKGAVPTIPVMVALLVCLIPTTIGGLLSAIGIAGMDRVMQQNVLAMSGRSVEAAGDVSTLLLDKTGTITLGNRQATAFLAAPGVSDEDLADAAQLSSLADETPEGRSIVVLAKEKYALREREVEKLGATFVPFSATTRMSGVDIDGRQVRKGATDAIKRFVEELGGSFPVPVQDNVDRIAREGGTPLVVADGSRVLGVIQLKDIVKGGMKQRFAQLREMGIKTVMITGDNPLTAAAIAAEAGVDDFLAEATPEQKLAYIREEQAGGRLVAMTGDGTNDAPALAQADVGLAMNTGTQAAKEAGNMVDLDSNPTKLIEVVEIGKQLLITRGSLTTFSIANDVAKYFAIIPAMFIVTYPELQQMNFLSNPKSAVLSAVIFNALIIVALIPLALRGVRYRPMNAAAVLRRNLLVYGLFGILVPFPFIWLIDRLLVLMRLA is encoded by the coding sequence ATGCACACGCCCCGGCATCAACCGCCCAAGCTGTTCGAACCGGACATCGTCAAGCGGGCTCTTGTCGACGCGTTCCGCAAACTGGACCCGCGCGTGGTCGCTAAGAACCCGGTGATGTTCACCGTGCTGATCGGTAGCGCCGTGACGACGTTCTTCTTCGTCCGCGACCTTACGACCGGCGGCGAGGCCCTGTTCTCGGGACAGATCGCCCTCTGGTTGTGGTTCACGGTGCTCTTTGCGAACTTCGCCGAAGCGATGGCCGAAGGTCGAGGGAAAGCTCAGGCCGACTCGCTGAGAAAGGCGAGGTCGACCATGCAAGCCCGACGCCTCCTCGGGAACGGTTCCGAAGAGACCGTCGCCGCACCGACCCTGAAGAAAGGCGACCTCGTCGTCTGCGAAGTCGGGGACATGGTCCCGGCCGACGGCGACGTCGTCCAGGGTGTGGCCAGCGTCGACGAGTCAGCCATCACCGGCGAATCCGCACCCGTCATCCGTGAAGCGGGCGGAGACCGGAGCGCCGTGACCGGCGGGACGCGCGTGCTGTCCGACCGGATCGTGATCAAGGTCACCCAGGAACCCGGATCGTCGTTCTTGGACCGCATGATCGCGCTCGTCGAAGGTGCCGAGCGCCAGAAGACGCCGAACGAGATCGCCTTGTCGATCCTCCTGGCGGGTCTGACCATCGTGTTCCTCCTCGCGACGTTCACTCTGGTCCCCTATGCCCAATACGCCGTGACGGCTCAAGGAAAAGGTGCCGTGCCGACGATCCCGGTGATGGTCGCGTTGCTCGTGTGCCTGATCCCCACCACGATCGGCGGGCTCCTCAGCGCGATCGGCATCGCCGGTATGGACCGTGTCATGCAGCAGAACGTGTTGGCGATGAGCGGAAGGTCGGTCGAGGCGGCGGGCGACGTTTCGACGCTCTTGCTCGACAAGACGGGCACGATCACGCTGGGTAACCGTCAGGCGACGGCCTTCCTCGCGGCCCCGGGTGTCAGCGACGAGGATTTGGCCGACGCCGCCCAGCTCTCATCGTTGGCCGATGAGACACCCGAAGGTCGGTCGATCGTCGTGCTCGCCAAGGAAAAGTACGCGCTGCGCGAACGCGAGGTCGAGAAGCTCGGCGCGACGTTCGTTCCGTTCAGCGCGACCACGCGCATGAGCGGCGTCGACATCGACGGCAGACAGGTCCGCAAAGGCGCGACCGACGCGATCAAGCGGTTCGTCGAGGAGCTCGGCGGGTCGTTCCCCGTCCCGGTCCAAGACAACGTCGACCGCATCGCACGGGAAGGCGGCACTCCCCTTGTCGTCGCCGATGGCTCGAGGGTGCTGGGCGTCATCCAGCTCAAGGACATCGTCAAGGGCGGAATGAAACAACGCTTTGCCCAGCTCCGCGAGATGGGGATCAAGACCGTGATGATCACAGGCGACAACCCCTTGACCGCGGCAGCGATCGCGGCCGAGGCCGGAGTCGACGACTTCCTTGCCGAAGCCACACCTGAGCAGAAGCTGGCCTACATACGGGAGGAACAAGCGGGCGGGCGGTTGGTCGCCATGACGGGCGACGGCACCAACGACGCCCCTGCGCTCGCCCAGGCCGACGTCGGCTTGGCGATGAACACGGGAACTCAGGCGGCCAAAGAAGCGGGGAACATGGTGGACCTCGATTCGAACCCGACGAAACTCATCGAAGTCGTCGAGATCGGCAAGCAATTGTTGATCACCCGAGGTTCGCTGACGACGTTCTCCATCGCCAACGACGTCGCCAAGTATTTCGCGATCATTCCCGCGATGTTCATCGTGACGTACCCCGAACTTCAGCAGATGAACTTCCTCAGCAACCCGAAATCGGCGGTGCTCTCGGCCGTGATCTTCAACGCCCTGATCATCGTGGCCTTGATCCCGCTCGCCCTGCGTGGCGTGCGCTACCGCCCGATGAACGCCGCGGCCGTCCTTCGACGGAACCTGCTCGTGTACGGGCTGTTCGGCATCCTCGTCCCGTTCCCGTTCATCTGGCTGATCGACCGCCTTCTGGTGCTGATGCGCCTTGCCTAA
- the kdpC gene encoding K(+)-transporting ATPase subunit C codes for MTTQPSLQSETAAKAATTRSPIVWPAIGMTLFFVVFTGLVFPFAVYGLSQVLFPNQANGSLIKDAKGQVVGSAVLGQDFARPEYFHPRPSAAGSGYDAANSSGTNLGPTSDKLINGIADDPKTKDVDESFAGVKQLAEAYRAENGLPADTKLPSDAVTRSASGLDPHISVENALLQAARVARERNLSVAKVRALITASTDPRFAGVFGEPAVHVLRLNMALDRGGP; via the coding sequence ATGACGACACAACCTTCGTTGCAATCCGAAACCGCTGCGAAAGCCGCTACGACCCGTTCACCGATCGTCTGGCCGGCGATCGGAATGACCCTGTTCTTCGTCGTGTTCACCGGGCTTGTCTTCCCCTTTGCGGTGTACGGCCTCTCCCAGGTCCTGTTCCCGAACCAAGCGAACGGCAGTCTGATCAAAGATGCCAAGGGCCAGGTCGTCGGATCGGCGGTTTTGGGACAGGACTTCGCAAGGCCGGAGTACTTCCACCCCAGACCGTCTGCCGCAGGAAGCGGATACGATGCGGCCAATTCGAGCGGCACCAACCTTGGCCCGACCAGCGACAAACTGATCAACGGCATTGCCGACGATCCGAAGACCAAGGACGTCGACGAATCGTTCGCCGGAGTGAAGCAACTGGCCGAAGCCTATAGGGCCGAAAACGGCTTGCCTGCCGACACGAAGCTGCCTTCGGACGCCGTGACGCGGTCCGCGAGCGGGCTCGATCCGCACATTTCTGTGGAAAACGCGCTGTTGCAGGCGGCGCGGGTCGCCCGCGAGCGGAACCTGAGCGTAGCCAAAGTGCGGGCGTTGATCACGGCGTCGACAGACCCGCGGTTCGCCGGCGTCTTCGGCGAGCCGGCTGTCCACGTCCTGCGCTTGAACATGGCCTTAGACCGCGGAGGGCCCTGA